From Acomys russatus chromosome 2, mAcoRus1.1, whole genome shotgun sequence, one genomic window encodes:
- the C2H9orf43 gene encoding uncharacterized protein C9orf43 homolog produces MKLRSSVWSGPVLKGQKASDSMNLPDEARWDETTCRAPVCQHPQCWASLRRIERGHPRILETSSKSPPEAEDKLPTLTIINITDTCLWAKKSAVQQTPSESTFPKERSLSLKPASKCHGRSRKALLGKGVTSHSTKLPKLSVLNLNDAELPFPGDVRNMVVTWVPEKAKKNMRSVGKSTFSSLPGKKRRKKRGDKAKSSLYFSGKQYVSVHSRSPGVIVPPPSPVHLLDQLSSEALPLWAHLDLLPQSLLEECMLAHEKAIALPEVNIELSKMKKSPPPEKNRPDSALSSKMYLSIHRVTLQRPSLRYPDHLRKLQSSLKRGPSISPAQESDENQVEQEEEEKKSSTRDAPVDDSPEYDLSSDYTYYSTSPESSVMYEPVYEDIDDMEETMVANLPSSQDDSPTSPSGSTDKAHWNPELKLLRILQASVEDEDESHLSRVQSEASLEA; encoded by the exons ATGAAACTTCGGAGCTCAGTTTGGTCTGGTCCGGTACTGAAAGGGCAAAAAGCATCCGATT CTATGAACTTGCCAGATGAGGCCCGATGGGACGAGACCACCTGCAGAGCGCCAGTTTGTCAGCATCCACAGTGCTGGGCATCTCTCCGACGGATTGAAAGGGGCCATCCTAGGATCCTGGAGACATCCAGCAAATCTCCTCCAGAAGCCGAAG ATAAACTCCCGACTCTCACCATTATAAATATCACAGATACTTGCTTATGGGCCAAGAAGAGTGCGGTTCAGCAAACACCATCAGAAAGTACCTTCCCCAAGGAACGTTCTTTATCGTTGAAACCAGCCTCCAAATGTCACGGCAG GTCCCGGAAGGCTTTACTTGGCAAAGGTGTGACCAGCCATTCTACTAAACTTCCCAAA CTTTCAGTGTTGAATCTGAATGACGCAGAGCTTCCTTTCCCTGGCGATGTCAGAAATATGGTTGTGACCTGGGTTCCAGAAAAAGCGAAGAAGAATATGAG ATCAGTTGGAAAGTCTACTTTTTCCAGCTTgcctgggaagaagaggagaaagaaacgGGGAGAC AAAGCCAAGTCCTCCCTGTATTTCTCTGGAAAGCAATATGTATCAGTGCACTCAAGAAGTCCGGGGGTGATtgtacctcctccctccccagtgcaCTTACTTGACCAGTTAAGTTCCGAAGCCTTACCACTATGGGCCCACCTCGACTTGCTTCCCCAGAGTCTACTGGAGGAGTG CATGTTGGCACATGAGAAAGCCATAGCTCTCCCTGAGGTGAACATCGAGTTGTCCAAGATGAAGAAGTCTCCTCCCCCGGAAAAGAATCGACCCGACAGTGCTCTCTCTTCTAAGATGTACCTAAGTATTCACCGAGTCACTCTGCAA AGACCATCGTTGCGGTACCCTGACCATCTGAGGAAGCTGCAATCCAGCCTGAAGAGAG GTCCCAGTATTTCACCAGCACAGGAAAGTGACGAAAATCAGgtggaacaggaagaggaagagaaaaaaagcagcACAAGAGAT GCTCCGGTAGATGACTCGCCGGAGTATGACTTAAGCAGTGACTACACATACTATTCCACCAGTCCAGAAA gtagTGTAATGTATGAACCGGTTTACGAGGACATTGATGACATGGAGGAGACTATGGTGGCAAACCTGCCTTCCAGCCAAGATGATAGCCCCACGAGCCCTTCTGGAAGTACAGACAAAGCCCACTGGAATCCTGAGCTCAAACTGCTGAGGATTCTCCAGGCCAGTGTGGAGGATGAAGatgagagccatctctccagggtgCAGAGTGAGGCATCTCTAGAGGCGTAG
- the Pole3 gene encoding DNA polymerase epsilon subunit 3, whose protein sequence is MAERPEDLNLPNAVITRIIKEALPDGVNISKEARSAISRAASVFVLYATSCANNFAMKGKRKTLNASDVLSAMEEMEFQRFVTPLKEALEAYRREQKGKKEASEQKKKDKDKKPDSEEQDKSREEDDDDEERLDEEEQNEEEEVDN, encoded by the exons ATGGCGGAGAGGCCCGAGGACCTAAATCTGCCCAACGCCGTCATTACCAGGATCATCAAGGAGGCG CTCCCGGACGGCGTCAACATCTCCAAGGAGGCTCGGAGCGCCATCTCCCGCGCCGCCAGCGTCTTCGTTCTGTATGCCACATCCTG TGCGAATAACTTCGCGATGAAAGGAAAGCGCAAAACTCTCAATGCCAGCGACGTGCTGTCGGCCATGGAGGAGATGGAGTTCCAGCGGTTCGTTACACCATTGAAAGAAGCGCTAGAAG CGTACAGGCGGGAGcagaaaggcaagaaggaagcttccgagcagaagaagaaagacaaggacaaAAAACCAGATTCAGAAGAGCAGGACAAGAGCAGGGAGGAAGACGATGACGATGAAGAAAGGCTAGATGAAGAAGAACAGAACGAAGAGGAGGAAGTAGACAACTGA